The genome window CTTCTGGAGTTTAATCGGATTTCCGCAGAGAATCTTGAATTGAAAAATTTACTGGGTCGGAAAGAAATCAACCGATCCGAAATTCTGACACGGGTGATCAGTGGTCCCAACCAGACGCCTTTCGACACAATTTTAATTGATCGGGGTGAAGAAAATGGTATTAAAATAGGTGATAGGGTTGTTGCGCTTGGCAGTGTGGCTATCGCCCAAATAACCGAGGTTTTCACAAACACGGCTCGCGCCACACTATTTTCCTTTCCAGGTAAAAGCGCCGACGCTCTGATTGGCGACAGCGGAGTTATCACCACGGCTATTGGTCGAGGTGGTGGAAATTTTGAAGCCAAATTGCCCCGAGAAGTCGAGGTTAAATCTGGCGATGCGATTGTAATTCCTGAAATTGACTCCCACGCCTTCGCCGTAGTTGAGGATGTCTTACTCAAGCCAACCGACTCTTTTCAGACTATCTACTTTAAAAATCCGGTCAATGTCTCCGAGTTAGACTGGGTTACTGTTAACTAAATCAGATGACAACTCGACCAATATTAACGAGAGTGGTCTCCGGCGTTTTGCTTCTTTTGGCGTTGCTTCTCACGCCGTGGTGGCTGACATTTGCTCTCGGTTTGGTCGCAGTTTTTGTTTTTAAAGACTTTTACGAAATCATTATTCTGGGATTCTGCTTCGATCTGCTTTACGGGCCAGGACACATCTCGGGAGAAATTTTTAGAAGTTTTGCCGGCCTTTTGCTTTCGGCTTCGGTTCTGTTGCTGGCCACGATCATTAAAACTCGGCTGATTGTCTACAATCGTTGATTGGGTGATAATTGAAAACAATGTGGTTTGCTAAAATTAAAAGAATATTTGTGCGACGAGGGATGAGAAGGGGTGGCGAAATCGACCCGGACGAAATTCTGCTTGACGGCGCCAATTTGCCGGCCTTTGATGTTTACCAATTCGAAGGTCGGCTGGAAAAAGCCATCTCCAAAATTTCAGTGATTTCGGCCGGCATTTTTTTGCTCCTAGTGGGAGCTTTGTTCGGTGCCCGTATTTGGCACCTACAAATCGCCGAGGGTGCGCTTTACGAAGCCAAGAGCGAGGCCAATCGCTTGCGCCACACTCTGGTATTTGCCGAGCGGGGAATTATCTCCGACCGCAATAAAAATCTCTTGGCCTGGAATATTCCAAGCGCCAAGGAAACCCAGTTTTCCCTCCGTCGCTACGCGCCGATTGATGGCGTGGGCAACCTGTTGGGTTATGTCAAATATCCTTCTAAGGATAGTGCTGGCTTCTACTATCGCGAAGACTTCATCGGTCTCGATGGGCTGGAAAAGACCTACAACGATAAGCTTGGTGGTCAGAACGGCCTCAAAATCACCGAGACAGATGCCTTGAATAAAATCCAGTCCGAGAGTGTCCTGCGTCCTCCTAAAGACGGCGAGAGTCTGACTCTCTCAATCGACTCCGGATTGCAATCGGCCATGTTTAAGTTCATCAAGGAATTAGCGAATTCGTCAAAATTTACCGGCGGGGCCGGCGTAATCATGGATGTTAAAACCGGAGAGCTCGTCGTGCTTACAACCTATCCGGAGTACCAATCGCAGGTACTTACTGATGGAGACGATTCGGCGAAAATCGCCACCTTGGTTAATGACAAACGCACCCCATTTCTTTTTCGGACTATCGCCGGACTTTACACCCCTGGCTCAATCGTCAAACCATTTGTCGCTCTCGGGGCCCTCCAAGAAAATGTGATAGACCCGAGCACAAAAATCTTGAGTACCGGCTCAATCTCAATTCCAAACCAGTATGACCCGACCAAAAAATCAACTTTTCGAGATTGGCGCGCCCACGGCTGGGTTGATATGAGACAGGCCCTGGCTGTTTCGTCGGATGTTTATTTTTACGAAATTGGCGGCGGATTTGAGAGTCAGCCCGGCTTGGGAATCTCCCGAATCGATAAGTATGTCAGCTTGTTTGGTCTGGGTAGTGATGTGCCGGGCGAGATGTTCAACGGGACGGCCGGCACGATTCCCAACCCGGAGTGGAAAGCTGACAACTTTGAGGATAAAACTTGGCGAGTCGGCGACACCTACAACACCGCTATCGGTCAATACGGTTTTCAAGTGACACCGCTTCAAATCGTGCGCGCCATTGGTGCAGTAGCGAACGGCGGAAAACTTTTTGACCCGCAAATTATCAGGTCGGAAACTCCGGCTCAATTTCTGCAAATTCCGATTGACGAAAAACATTATGCCGTGGTGCGAGAGGGGATGCGACAGGCCGTGCTCATGGGCACGACCCAGGCTCTGAATGTTCTGCAAGTCGAAGTCGCCGGTAAAACCGGTACAGCCGAACTCGGCACCACTAAAAGTTTCGTCAACTCCTGGGTGACTGGCTTTTTCCCATATCGAGATCCACATTACGCCTTCGCGGTAATTATGGAAAAGGGACCAGTCGCCAATCTGGTCGGCGCCGCCTATGTAATGCGTCAATTTCTAGACTGGTTATACCAAAATGCCCCCGAGTATCTTGAGTAGAGTACAAGGGCTTAGTGGGTCCAAAACCCCTAAAGTTGTGAGACCAAGTCATTTGACTTTGGCCCTGATTTCTGTATAATGGCTCAACTTTTAACCCAATTTTTTATGGATAAAGAAAAATCTTACCTAACTCAAGACAAATTTAACGAGCTAAAAATCGAGCTAGAAAGCCTCAAAACTGTGAAGCGAAAGGAGGTGGCAGAAAGCCTGGAAGCGGCCAAATCCTTGGGCGATTTGTCAGAAAACGCCGAATACCAGGAAGCCAGAGAGCTTCAGGCCCAGATTGAAGACCGTATCGGCTATCTAGAAAATATGCTCAAGACCGCTTCGATTGTCGGATCTCACCACAGCGAAAAGGTTGAGGTTGGTTCTACTGTGGTTGTCCACAAAGGCAAAGAGAAGACTGAATATAAGTACCAGATTGTCGGCTCCGAAGAGGCCAACATGGCCGCCGGCAAGCTGTCCAATCTCTCACCGCTCGGGCTCGCCTTGATGGGTAAAAAAGTTGACGAAACATTTACCTTCAAGACACCGGCCGGTGTTGTGAGCTACAAGGTCATCAACATCAAATAGCAGAAATTAAAAACTCGCGAGACTCGCGAGTTTCTGCGTTATCAGGAAAGACTTTTGGTCTTGCGTCCGGTAATCGAATGATGCCCGACCATTTGCGCAACCTTTCTGGCGGCAGCCATGAGCTCAACCTGACTTACCGGAGCAGAGAGAAGCGCGGCCGTAGCCAACAATTCGGCATGTCGTCTCTTTTGACAGGCGAAACAGACTCGAATCTCATTTTTTCCTTCAAATACCGTGGTGGTATTGTAGGTAGATAAGATTACTTCAGGATGCTGACACTTGGGATCCTGGCAATTGGCCCTTCCCTTGAAACGCTCGATCGGCGGCGACCCCAGACCACTACTTGCCGACCCAAGCGGTATCGCTGTGCCAGCCAGACTCTTAGCTGAAAAGCTATTGTCAAACTTTAGGTTAACTTGCACGCAACTTCCTTTGGTTGTCCTATCCCGACCTCTTGTTCTTTTCTAAATTTATCACTCTGGTATGAAAAAGCAACCCGAAAGCGCTATAATGGTGATACGGGGCGACCCGTTTTTACATTTATGAAGAACCGAAAATATTGGGTCCCGAGACTAATACCACAAATCCTCCAGCCGATTATCTGCGCTTTGGCCTGGCTGTTTTTTAAGATTTTCGCCAAAATAGAGTTTCGCGGGACGGAAAAAGTCCGCGCTCTTTCCAGTGGCGCCATTTTTGCCGCCAATCATGTGAGCGAGCTTGATGTTCCTTTGTTGCGCATCGGCCTGCCATTTTTCGGACCCTTAGCCCCACTCTATTATGTCTCGCGACCGAAAGAGTTTTACACCAAATCCGGCTGGCGGAAAATATTTTACGGTGGCCTGCTTTTTAGACTGCTCGGTTCCTATCCGGCCTATTCCGGTCATCGTGACTACGCCTATTCCTTGCAGGATTTTGATTCGCTCTTGAAAGCCGGTCGTAGTGTGGCAATTTTCCCCGAGGGCAAGCGAACTGTGAATGGGGAAATTGACTTTGCCCACGGTGGCGTGGCCTTTCTCGCCCATACCTACCGAAAGCCGGTAGTGCCGATTGCGATTCACGGTCTTTACAAGCTCAGCCTGCGCGACCTGCTACTATTCAAGCGCCGGATAGTCATCACTTATGGCGATCCGATTCAAGCCTCCGCCCTGGTACCGCAACAACACCCTACGGTCAAAGATTTTCAAGCCGGTAGCCAATACTTGATGGCCAGGATTGCCGAAATGCTTCCGCGCTGATATGATTCCAAAATCAATTTAAGCTAAAAATATGAGGACCCATCTGGAAATTAAAAACGAAACCGAGGCTAAATTACTCGCCGAAATTCACAAGCGAACGGATTTTAAAGGTATTAGAATTCAAAATCTTTTAAAATTACCAGACCTGACGCTAAAGACAAACTCACCAATCCGATTTATTGTCGACAAGGTTGTTGCTTTGCCGCGCTTCAAGGATTTCGATATTGTCTCAATTCCCCAAATTATCAGCGTTAAGAACAACTTTGATGTCCTAAATACGCCCAAGGATCACCCGAGCCGACGCGAAAGTGACACCTATTACGCCTCGCCGGATATGGTCTTGCGGACCCAGATGACCGATGTCTGGCCCTTTTATCTCCGCGAACCTTCAATCGTCAAAAAACTCAACAACGACGGGGAAGCGGGGGCGCTTTGTTTTGGTAAGGTTTATCGCAAGGACGAAATTGACCGCAACCATTTTCCGGCCTTCCACCAAATCGACGGCCTTTATTTGTGCAAACGCGAGAAGCGAACCATTACCCAAAAAGATTTAGTTGATGTACTGGTCGATATCGCCAAAAGTCTCTACGGCGAGAAAGTCGAGTGGAAGGTGATTCCGGATGATTTCCCTTACACGCACCAGAGTGTCGAAATGGACATCATGATGAACGGCAATTGGCTGGAGATTCTTGGAGCGGGCCTGGTCCGGGATATTGTTCTCGAGAACTTGGGTGTTGACCCAAAAGTTTACAATGGCTGGGCCTTCGGCTTCGGCTTGGATCGTTTAGCGATGATTAAAATGGGTATCAATGATATCCGAGTACTTTGGTCTGATGACGAAAGAATTACCCGCCAATTCACCAGTTTGGATTCGAAATTCAAGGAAGTCAGCAAATACCCGCAAGCCGTTCGCGACATCTCCTTCATTGTTGGCAAAGGCGTCGGCCTCAATAACTACTACGAGATTGTCCGCGACTGTGGTGGCAATTTGATTGAAGAGGTTAAACTACTCGACACCTATGATGATGAGAAAAAATTCGGCAAGGACAACATCAGCTACACTTTTCGAGTTGTCTACCGTTCTCCGGAGCGAACCCTGACCAGCAAAGAAATTAACGACATTCACGAACAAATCCGCTCCAAAACTGTCTCTGAATTGTCGGCCAAACTCCGCTAGGCATTAAAAAACCCCGACTTGTCATCGGGGTTTGAAATTGGCAGCGGCGAGGAGACTTGAACCCCTACGGGCGGTTTTGGAGACCGCTGGCCTACCATTAGCCGACGCCGCTGCAAGGAAGCTACTCTGTGCCAAGGTTATCACAATTAGGAATCATGACAACTTTACAAATTACCTAGTTGTCATTTAATTTTTTTGCAGAAAAGCCGAAAATATCTTTGTACCTTTTTTCCCCAAATAGGACTGGGTAAAAATCCTGTGTGGCCTTAATCTCAGTTTTGTTCGAAGGATTAAAACCATAGACCTCGCCCTTTTTAAAAACTTTCAAATTCTCAACACCTTTTGTCAGACGGAAGCCCCTCGGTTTTGGGACAGTGGCATAGACTTCGAGAAATAATTTCTTCTGCTCCGGATTTAGGCCAGATCGATCTAAAATTTTAAAATGCTGAAGTATCAGAAGAATGGCATTTCGAGTATCCTTAAAAGTCTTAGTGCTTCTGTCTTTGCCAAATTCGAGTCCAATCCCAATTCTCGCGTTTGATATCAGGGCATTTTTTTCGGTTGCCTTCATGTAGAGAACATTTTTTGCATTCGTAGCCTTAACAACTTTCATTGTCTCAGCATCAAGTTTGGTGACAATCACGCAGGATTTAAGCTCGCTTTCAGTAGAGTGAACATCTATTACAACATCGTAGGATTTTATCCTAGGTAACAACTGATGAGCTAAGCGCTCCTCATAAGTGCCATCCTTCCTTCCGGGAAACGACCGGTTAAGGTCAGACTCGATAAAGCGCTTCCTTTCTTTAACCGCTCGCTCGTTGGCAATCATAAAATCAACCCTACCTTTTGACAGGTCGAGTTCCTTTAAAGAAGCGATCACTCTCTGGCCCAGGCTTTCTGTGCCATGAGTGCCACCATTAATTAATATTGATGTCAGTTTTTTCATATGTATAAAAAAGGTTCCTTAAACTAAGTGGTAAAAGGAACCCTGAATATTTAGGATTAGCAGGCTTCGCCCAAAAACAGAAAGCCGTCACGGGTTTTGCCGTCTCTAATCCGCAAGGAAGTCTGAAACCATCGGTTAACTTCCTCATCATCAGACTTCGGTATCTCATCGTACAGGCACTGACTGTAGAGGTCATGTGACACGAAGGTTTGCTCATTGAAGCTACCGTTTCGGTCGCTCATGAGCACCTTTGCAGATTTTCGCCACTCGGCAGGAACAATTGGACTGGCCGGGTTTGCGGAAACCCTTTTGCAAAGTTTCCGCAAAAAACAGAACATGACGGGATTTTGGGTGGTAAACCCAATCTTCCGAAGTCCAGACTCTGCGAACAGTGTCTTAACTGTCGCAATACCAACACCGCGAGTCTTGTGTTGTTTCCCAATCAAAACCCCAAACAGATAGAAGAGATCATGCTCTGAATGAAGATTGGCCGAGGCAAACCCGAGCACATCCGTGTCGGAATAGGCCAAGGCAAGCATGTCTCCATCCTGCGTATGCTCCTTCACATCGTCATAAAAGCCCCGGCTTTCAGGACGGCCGAAACTAGATATTCCAGTTCGGTAGAGTTTTTCCAGCAGGGCCTCTGAGAAATCCTTTGGAGCTCTGCTGAAAGCTAGTTTAGGTTTTGCCAGCACCCCTACGCTGAAACCTCGAAACTTGACTTCTTTTCCACTACCAGCCAAAACAAAATCGCTTGGCGTCTTCATAATTGCTCCTCGATTGACGAAGATTTTAAGGAACTATTGCGGCAGTTTCTTGCCCAAAAGCAAGAATCCGCCCTTATAACACAATCCAATGATTATGTACTAAGGGCGGATTACCGCGGTGCCACCTTATTTGCAAAAAGGTATTCCTTTCTGCCACTTCGCTGTCTTACGCCACTTCAGGCAAACAACAGCATTCCTGATAACGGGGGAGTCCGGATTTCCACTATCGCAGAAATCACTTTCGCTACCAACTATCTTACAGTCGGCAGCAAATTTCGACCCAGCCCTCGGAAACATTTCGCCGAGGATCGAAATAAGTTTGTTTAAGTTTACTTGAATCCAACTCTTGGTGTCAACTTGACTTTTGTCTTCCAGATGATAAGGTTCGGACAGGAAAGGACAATAACAAATGAAAACGAAAGCCGTTCCGATTACCGAAATTAGTGAAATCCGTCGAATTCTCTGCCCACCAAATCTGGACCGTTCTGAACTGTTGGCGTCCAGGAGACAAGGGTCTCCTGAGCTAAAAGTCGAACAGGAAGTGCGAGCCATGAAATCTGTCACTTTCCACTGTGGAAAGTGTAAGGTCAATACGTGTGGCATCGAAAATGATCCTGGTGCCTCTGTCCGCCACTGTCCAGGCTGCAATTCAATCTTGATGCTCTGCCCGGTCTGCCACAAGGCAACATCTGGCACGGAAAAATTCAAGATTCTCATCTGCGACAGTTGCCACACAGAGTTTGTCACCGACACAACAGTCCAATCGCTTATCGATATGGACCGCAAATCTCGACAAGTGGTACTCTCTGGAATCCGGGCGACCAACCGTCTTCACCTGGGAAATTTCCTGGGTGCAATCCGACAGTTCGTCCAGTATTCAACAGGCGACAACCTGTGTCTCTATTTCATTGCCGATTGGCACACTCTGACGACCTGTCAGGATGCCGCCACCGTTACCGGCAACAGTGTTGAAATCGCCATGAATTACATCGCCGCAGGACTCGATCCGGAGCGATCAATCATCTACGCGCAGTCCAGTGTTCCAGAAATTGCCGAGCTTGCCCTGTATCTTTCGATGATTCAGGACAAAGGTGAACTCGAAGTTCTGCCGACACTCAAGGATCTGCTCCGTGGTGGTGCCAACATGAATCTGGGCCATCTCTCTTACCCGGTCCTCATGGCTGCCGACATCCTGGGTCCAAAGGCGACCTTAGTGCCGGTTGGTTCTGATCAGATTCCAAATGTTGAATTGGCGCGTCGTTTGGCGAAGAAGTTCAACCGCCGTTTCGGCCAGACCTTCGTGATTCCCGAAATCGGAGAGCAGAAGGTTAAGATCCCGGGCCTCGGTGGCGGTAAAATGGCCAAGTCAGACGAAAGTTCCTGCATCTTCATTGATGACGCCGCTGAGGTTGTGGCGAAAAAGTATGCCAAGCACGGAGTCACCGACAAGAACAAGGTCAAACGCGACGATTCCGGTGTTCCCGAAAATTGTGCCTCAATCTATCCGGTCTACCAAGTCCTTCTTGGGGAGGAGTCCTCCTTGCTTCAAGAAGTTGCAAACGGATGTAGGGTCGGTTCGCGAACCTGCCAGGAGTGCAAGGCTGAACTCGCCAAAATGGTGAACTCAATTCTTGAACCAGTTCGCGTCAAACGCCGCGAACTGGGGGGGAAGAGGGAATTCGTCCGTGAAGTCCTGCACTTCGGTGGCTTAAAAGCCCGTGAGATAATTCGGCCGACCCTCGAGCTGGTTCGAGAAAAGCTCGGTATCATCGCGCCTTAGTTCACTCAGTTCATCTAGCCCCGCGAAGCAATTCACGGGGTTTTTAATTTGCCAAATCAGCTTGACACACTGTGTGCGAGCGCTAAACTTTACGGTAGAGGAACATACCAAGAAAGGACAGACGTTATGAGTGCAACCTCAACCGAGCCGAAAGTCACCAGTGATGGCCGTTTGTTCTATTGCAAAACACTCGACCAGTGGTTTAGCATCGAGGCCATCGAAGCTGATCCGCATTTGAGCCTGCAGGAAGACGAGACGGTGAAATTTTCGCCGAGCGCCGACAAGGAGGCATCCGTAGCCTAATTTGGCCATTTCCACCAAGCCCCGCCGCCCTAAAACCTAGTGGCGGCTTTTAATTTTCGAGGACTAATCATCTGCTATAATCAAAACATGGAAATCAAATCGACTTTCACAAATCAGGCCAATCAGGTTCTAGATGTGATTTATCGCGAGGCCAACCCGACCAATAGGCTCGAAGGTAGAATTGTGCAAGGCGTCCACGCCTTCTGTTTCTGCGAAGGCAAATTTGTCCTGGTCTACAATGGAGAAAAGGGAAGTTGGACGCCACCAGGTGGTGGCATCGAGCCAGGCGAAACCTTTGAAGAAGCCGTCACTCGCGAGGTCAAGGAGGAAACGAATATGCGCGTTTTACAGCAGAAATTTATCGGTTATCAAGATGTCTTCGAGCCAACAAAAATTGTCAGACAGACCCGTTCGGTTTGTCTCGTTGAGCCTTTTGGCGACTTCATCTCCGACCCGGACGGAGACATCACTGAAATCAAGCTTATCGACCCTTCCGACTATAAAAAATACTTCGACTGGGGAGCGGTTGGCAGTCACCTCATGTCCAAGGCTATAAAGATCGCAAACAGTCTCAAGAAGGAATAAAAGCGCCTCACTACTCACCACCCACCACTCACTACTCACTACTCACTACTCACTACTCACTACTCACTACTCACTACTCACTACTCACTACTCACTACTCACTACTTACCCCCTCACACTATCCACATTTTGTCTATGGGCTTATTCGCGCGAATGGTAGAATAGATGAGGGGGTCGAGAGTAGATAACAGAGAGCAAATGTAAATTGAAGTAAAGAATAAAATGAATAATTTGGAAAAAATTTTAAAAGCTGTGGCAAATAAACGACGCATCGCCATTATTAAATATTTAGCGCTAAACAAAGAGGCGAGTGTGAGCGACATTTCGACCATAATCAAGCTCTCATTCAAGGCCACCTCCAAGCACCTGGGCGTTCTATACGCGGCTGATATTGTTGAAAAGGAACAGCGAAGTCTGCAAATGTTCTACCGTCTGGCCAGCACTCATCCGGTCATTAAATATATCTCTGATTCGCGCGAATAGGCGAATAATAAGGTGGCGGTGAATTTTTGGGTGCAGACAAAATCTCGCGTCCGAAAAAACAAGACAAGAAAGTCAGGATCTGGTATAATTTTGGCACAGTCAGCCACGAAATACCCATCCTATTCAGAATGAATCGATTTTTTTTAATTTCACCTTTGGTATTACAGACTCTGATTTGGCCGATTACTCGACCAGTTTTTCGTTTTTTTCTGCACCTCAAAATCGACGGGGTGGAAAATCTAAAGTCTGTCACGAATAACCACGGCCTGATTTTTGCTTGCAATCACTCAAGTGAGCTTGATCCGATTCTCGTGCCGGCCAGCTTACCGTTTCTATCACGATTGATGCCGATGTTTTACACCTCACGAGAGCAGAAGTTCTATCAGAACAGCGGCTGGCGACAAATATTCTACGGTGGACTATTTTTCAAAATTTGGGGCTCGCACGCGCTTCATTCGGGAAAACACAACTACGCCGAATCACTCCAAGACCACATTAAGATTTTGGGCCATGGTAAAAGTTTACTGATTTTCCCCGAAGGCCGAAAAACTAAAGACGGCCAAATGCAGGAAGGGCACGGGGGAGTGGCTTTTTTGTCGCACACTCTCGACATTCCGATTGTGCCGGTACACATCAGTGGCCATTTCCAAATCTCCCTTTCAGATTTCCTACTCCGCCGACGCCACGTCAAGGTTGCATTTGGAAAAGCGATGAATCAGTCAGATGTTTTCGCTGGTATTCAATCACCATCAAGTCCAGACGGTAACGCCGAATATTTTAAATCTGCCGCCCAGAGTGTCATGCTTGAAATCAGCAAACTCGGCTAATTC of Candidatus Paceibacterota bacterium contains these proteins:
- the mreC gene encoding rod shape-determining protein MreC, coding for MTYHLRSSSRRSRPIFARLVSILVVVLLLGWFGSLAPIRNLAIDLARPFWDFKTAAWRGFLVDSSLIQAKQSLIIETAGLRQQIQGLDAKLLEFNRISAENLELKNLLGRKEINRSEILTRVISGPNQTPFDTILIDRGEENGIKIGDRVVALGSVAIAQITEVFTNTARATLFSFPGKSADALIGDSGVITTAIGRGGGNFEAKLPREVEVKSGDAIVIPEIDSHAFAVVEDVLLKPTDSFQTIYFKNPVNVSELDWVTVN
- a CDS encoding penicillin-binding transpeptidase domain-containing protein, which gives rise to MWFAKIKRIFVRRGMRRGGEIDPDEILLDGANLPAFDVYQFEGRLEKAISKISVISAGIFLLLVGALFGARIWHLQIAEGALYEAKSEANRLRHTLVFAERGIISDRNKNLLAWNIPSAKETQFSLRRYAPIDGVGNLLGYVKYPSKDSAGFYYREDFIGLDGLEKTYNDKLGGQNGLKITETDALNKIQSESVLRPPKDGESLTLSIDSGLQSAMFKFIKELANSSKFTGGAGVIMDVKTGELVVLTTYPEYQSQVLTDGDDSAKIATLVNDKRTPFLFRTIAGLYTPGSIVKPFVALGALQENVIDPSTKILSTGSISIPNQYDPTKKSTFRDWRAHGWVDMRQALAVSSDVYFYEIGGGFESQPGLGISRIDKYVSLFGLGSDVPGEMFNGTAGTIPNPEWKADNFEDKTWRVGDTYNTAIGQYGFQVTPLQIVRAIGAVANGGKLFDPQIIRSETPAQFLQIPIDEKHYAVVREGMRQAVLMGTTQALNVLQVEVAGKTGTAELGTTKSFVNSWVTGFFPYRDPHYAFAVIMEKGPVANLVGAAYVMRQFLDWLYQNAPEYLE
- the greA gene encoding transcription elongation factor GreA, with the translated sequence MDKEKSYLTQDKFNELKIELESLKTVKRKEVAESLEAAKSLGDLSENAEYQEARELQAQIEDRIGYLENMLKTASIVGSHHSEKVEVGSTVVVHKGKEKTEYKYQIVGSEEANMAAGKLSNLSPLGLALMGKKVDETFTFKTPAGVVSYKVINIK
- a CDS encoding lysophospholipid acyltransferase family protein, which encodes MKNRKYWVPRLIPQILQPIICALAWLFFKIFAKIEFRGTEKVRALSSGAIFAANHVSELDVPLLRIGLPFFGPLAPLYYVSRPKEFYTKSGWRKIFYGGLLFRLLGSYPAYSGHRDYAYSLQDFDSLLKAGRSVAIFPEGKRTVNGEIDFAHGGVAFLAHTYRKPVVPIAIHGLYKLSLRDLLLFKRRIVITYGDPIQASALVPQQHPTVKDFQAGSQYLMARIAEMLPR
- a CDS encoding succinylglutamate desuccinylase/aspartoacylase family protein, which produces MKKLTSILINGGTHGTESLGQRVIASLKELDLSKGRVDFMIANERAVKERKRFIESDLNRSFPGRKDGTYEERLAHQLLPRIKSYDVVIDVHSTESELKSCVIVTKLDAETMKVVKATNAKNVLYMKATEKNALISNARIGIGLEFGKDRSTKTFKDTRNAILLILQHFKILDRSGLNPEQKKLFLEVYATVPKPRGFRLTKGVENLKVFKKGEVYGFNPSNKTEIKATQDFYPVLFGEKRYKDIFGFSAKKLNDN
- the trpS gene encoding tryptophan--tRNA ligase, encoding MKTKAVPITEISEIRRILCPPNLDRSELLASRRQGSPELKVEQEVRAMKSVTFHCGKCKVNTCGIENDPGASVRHCPGCNSILMLCPVCHKATSGTEKFKILICDSCHTEFVTDTTVQSLIDMDRKSRQVVLSGIRATNRLHLGNFLGAIRQFVQYSTGDNLCLYFIADWHTLTTCQDAATVTGNSVEIAMNYIAAGLDPERSIIYAQSSVPEIAELALYLSMIQDKGELEVLPTLKDLLRGGANMNLGHLSYPVLMAADILGPKATLVPVGSDQIPNVELARRLAKKFNRRFGQTFVIPEIGEQKVKIPGLGGGKMAKSDESSCIFIDDAAEVVAKKYAKHGVTDKNKVKRDDSGVPENCASIYPVYQVLLGEESSLLQEVANGCRVGSRTCQECKAELAKMVNSILEPVRVKRRELGGKREFVREVLHFGGLKAREIIRPTLELVREKLGIIAP
- a CDS encoding NUDIX hydrolase, with the protein product MEIKSTFTNQANQVLDVIYREANPTNRLEGRIVQGVHAFCFCEGKFVLVYNGEKGSWTPPGGGIEPGETFEEAVTREVKEETNMRVLQQKFIGYQDVFEPTKIVRQTRSVCLVEPFGDFISDPDGDITEIKLIDPSDYKKYFDWGAVGSHLMSKAIKIANSLKKE
- a CDS encoding metalloregulator ArsR/SmtB family transcription factor, which encodes MNNLEKILKAVANKRRIAIIKYLALNKEASVSDISTIIKLSFKATSKHLGVLYAADIVEKEQRSLQMFYRLASTHPVIKYISDSRE
- a CDS encoding lysophospholipid acyltransferase family protein translates to MENLKSVTNNHGLIFACNHSSELDPILVPASLPFLSRLMPMFYTSREQKFYQNSGWRQIFYGGLFFKIWGSHALHSGKHNYAESLQDHIKILGHGKSLLIFPEGRKTKDGQMQEGHGGVAFLSHTLDIPIVPVHISGHFQISLSDFLLRRRHVKVAFGKAMNQSDVFAGIQSPSSPDGNAEYFKSAAQSVMLEISKLG